The Salvelinus alpinus chromosome 21, SLU_Salpinus.1, whole genome shotgun sequence genome has a segment encoding these proteins:
- the LOC139548379 gene encoding aldehyde dehydrogenase family 3 member A2-like yields the protein MSREQLVVERARRAFQTGMSKPLKFRVHQLKNLHRFITERRKDIADAVKKDLNKTEHSTELFETLGLEGEIDVAVERLAEWAAPRPVEKSLLTILDEVYIQPEPLGVVLIIGAWNYPWAVTLQPLVAAIAAGNAAVVKPSEVSSHSAKVMEELLPLYLDKELYPVVCGGVSETQELLRQRFDHIFYTGNCTVGKLVMEAAARHLTPVTLELGGKSPCYIDKDVDLRVACRRITWGKFVNCGQTCIAPDYILCEPSIQNRVVEEIRKCITEFYTDDPKTFEDYGRIINQRHFQRVMSLLEGSTVAIGGDSDQLQCYIAPTVLKDVTGGSKVMQEEIFGPLLPIVTVSGVDEAIQFINEREKPLALYVFSPDNKLIRRVIAETSSGALVANDCLVHFTVSALPFGGVGNSGMGRYHSQHGFDQLSHLRACLIKKLNLEDANAMRYPPHTAKKLGWARFFFLKRVNLRQLRRMALLALFSAMAAFVVQRFLR from the exons ATGTCTCGGGAACAGCTGGTGGTAGAGAGGGCAAGGAGGGCCTTCCAGACCGGTATGTCTAAACCCCTGAAGTTCAGAGTCCACCAGCTTAAGAACCTGCACCGTTTCATCACAGAGAGACGCAAGGACATTGCAGACGCTGTCAAGAAGGACCTTAACAAG ACTGAACACAGCACAGAGTTgtttgagaccctgggtctggaAGGGGAGATCGACGTGGCTGTGGAGAGGCTAGCAGAATGGGCTGCCCCTCGGCCTGTAGAGAAGAGcctcctcaccatcttagacgaG GTATACATCCAGCCAGAGCCTTTGGGAGTGGTCCTCATCATCGGGGCCTGGAACTATCCCTGGGCAGTGACCCTCCAGCCCTTGGTCGCGGCTATTGCTGCAG GTAATGCTGCCGTGGTTAAGCCGTCAGAGGTCAGCTCTCATTCAGCCAAGGTCATGGAGGAACTGCTCCCTCTCTACCTGGACAAG GAGCTGTACCCTGTAGTGTGTGGGGGCGTCTCAGAGACCCAGGAGTTGCTGCGTCAGCGTTTCGACCACATCTTCTACACAGGGAACTGCACTGTGGGTAAACTGGTGATGGAGGCCGCAGCCCGACACCTCACCCCTGTGACCCTGGAGCTGGGGGGGAAGAGCCCCTGTTACATCGATAAGGACGTCGACCTCAGAGTTGCATGCCG GCGTATCACGTGGGGGAAGTTTGTGAACTGCGGTCAGACGTGCATCGCCCCGGACTACATCCTGTGTGAACCCAGCATCCAGaacagagtggtggaggagatCAGGAAATGCATCACG GAGTTTTATACGGACGACCCAAAGACTTTCGAGGACTACGGACGCATCATTAACCAGCGCCACTTCCAGAGGGTGATGTCACTGCTCGAGGGGAGCACTGTGGCCATCGGAGGAGACAGCGACCAGTTACAATGCTATATAG CCCCCACGGTGCTGAAGGACGTGACAGGGGGCTCCAAGGTGATGCAAGAGGAGATCTTTGGTCCCCTGCTCCCCATTGTCACTGTTAGTGGAGTGGACGAGGCGATACAGTTcatcaatgagagagagaagcCTCTGGCCCTCTACGTGTTCTCACCTGACAACAAG tTGATCAGGAGGGTGATAGCAGAGACTTCTAGTGGGGCCCTAGTGGCCAATGACTGTCTGGTCCACTTCACTGTCAGCGCTCTCCCCTTCGGAGGGGTGG GTAACAGTGGAATGGGACGCTACCACAGCCAGCACGGCTTTGACCAGCTCAGCCACCTGCGTGCCTGTCTCATTAAGAAGCTCAACCTGGAGGATGCCAACGCCATGCGTTACCCGCCCCACACGGCTAAGAAGCTGGGCTGGGCACGCTTCTTCTTCCTGAAGCGGGTCAACCTGCGCCAGCTCAGACGCATGGCACTACTGGCCCTGTTCTCTGCCATGGCTGCCTTCGTAGTACAG